In Cynocephalus volans isolate mCynVol1 chromosome 3, mCynVol1.pri, whole genome shotgun sequence, one DNA window encodes the following:
- the LOC134373846 gene encoding zinc transporter ZIP2 encodes MEPLLGVKVGCLFALLALTLGCGLIPICFKWFLIEAATGRHRQVLKLLGCTSAGIFLGAGLMHMTAEALEGIESEIQKFVVQNRTESGGNSSDDADSAHIEYPYGELIISLGFFFVFFLESLALQCCPAAAGRSTEEEEERGGAHVFGLHSHGPLPSPSRGPLRALILLLSLSFHSVFEGLAVGLQPTVAATVQLCLAVLAHKGLVVFGVGLRLVQIGTGSRWAMFSILSLALMSPLGLALGLAVAGGDSEGGRGLAQAVLEGVAAGTFLYVTFLEILPRDLAGPEAPLAKWGCVFAGFAFMAFIALWA; translated from the exons ATGGAGCCACTACTAGGAGTAAAAGTTGGCTGCCTGTTTGCCCTGCTGGCTCTCACTCTGGGCTGTGGCCTCATTCCCATCTGCTTCAAATGGTTCCTCATTGAAGCAGCCACAG GTCGTCACCGCCAGGTCCTCAAACTCCTGGGCTGCACTTCTGCTGGTATTTTCCTGGGAGCAGGGCTCATGCACATGACCGCTGAAGCCCTGGAGGGAATTGAATCAGAGATCCAGAAGTTTGTGGTGCAG AACAGGACAGAAAGCGGAGGAAATTCTTCAGATGATGCCGATTCAGCTCAT ATCGAGTATCCCTATGGAGAGCTCATCATCTCCCTGGgcttcttttttgtcttctttttggaGTCACTGGCATTGCAGTGCTGTCCTGCGGCTGCTGGAAGATcaacagaggaggaggaagaacgGGGTGGGGCTCACGTCTTTGGACTCCACAGCCACGGACCTCTACCATCACCCTCACGGGGTCCCCTTCGAGCCCTCATCCTCTTGCTCTCACTGTCCTTTCACTCGGTATTTGAAGGTCTAGCTGTGGGACTTCAGCCAACAGTAGCAGCTACTGTGCAGCTCTGTCTTGCCGTCCTGGCTCATAAGGGGCTCGTGGTGTTTGGTGTAGGACTGCGGCTGGTGCAGATAGGCACTGGATCACGATGGGCCATGTTCTCCATACTGTCCTTAGCTCTCATGTCCCCCCTGGGCCTAGCCCTAGGGCTGGCTGTGGCTGGAGGGGACTCTGAAGGAGGGAGGGGATTAGCCCAGGCCGTGCTAGAGGGTGTGGCAGCAGGCACTTTCCTGTATGTCACCTTCCTAGAAATTCTGCCCCGGGACCTAGCTGGTCCTGAGGCTCCTCTAGCCAAGTGGGGCTGTGTATTTGCTGGTTTTGCCTTCATGGCCTTTATTGCCTTGTGGGCCTGA